The Leptospira paudalimensis region ACCTGGACCAACATAAAAAGGAATGTTTTGGTCTAACTCACTGGCACCCATAACATGATCCAGGTGTAAGTGTGTAAAAAAGATTCCCTTCAATTGGATTTTATTTTTTTCTAAATAACTCTTTGTTGTTTCATAGACCTTTAATTTATCAAAATTCATTTGAGAGGCAACAATGGAATTGACCGGAACTTGGTCTTTCCCTTTTGTAAAACTTTCCCCGATCCCAGAATCGATCATAAAGGTTCCATATTTTGGGTGTTTGACCAAATAAAAATAAATTGAAATTGGTTCTAGTTTGTCTGTTAGATTGGCAAGTTTGGATTTTGGATCCTCTAAATCCAATAAACCGGCAAGTGGCACTTCCCAATCAGCAGCCTTAATGGTTTGGAAATCGACATATGTCTTTGGTTTGATGGGAAGTGTAAATGGTTGGTTAGAGGAAATGATGGTATAATTTTTGTAAGTATGTGAACTCACATGGCAATGTGAAAAAAATAAGGTTAAAAAAAGGAAAGGAAAGAATCGTAGGACCGTTTGGATTTGTTTCATCAGAAGATTACCTCTTTTGACTCAATTTCAACTCGATCCTAAAAATTGTAAAATACATCTTGAGATAAAAGGTGAGATTCCTTTTACTCACAAAGGTTTCAATGTGGCTTAGAAATTCTTTTAAGTTTAATGTTAAGTCACTGTGGCTCGCAAGATAAAAATACTTTGTAAGCCATCCTATCAAGCACTCAATATACCACATGTAGTGTTAGATACGTAAAAGTTTTAAAACAATACATACGTTAGGAAATTGAATTTGATTTTCATTTCGATAATCTAATCCTATACAAATTGATTGCTAAGTAAAATTCATTACAATTTAACTTGAAGTCTCGAAGTTCGGATAAGTTCTAATCAGTTGTAGTATTTAAAATTGTAAGAGCTACCTTATTATTTATTTTACTCGCGAAAAATGAATAGTGTCTAACCTGTGGTTATATGCATTTTTACTCTCGTTTTAC contains the following coding sequences:
- a CDS encoding MBL fold metallo-hydrolase — protein: MKQIQTVLRFFPFLFLTLFFSHCHVSSHTYKNYTIISSNQPFTLPIKPKTYVDFQTIKAADWEVPLAGLLDLEDPKSKLANLTDKLEPISIYFYLVKHPKYGTFMIDSGIGESFTKGKDQVPVNSIVASQMNFDKLKVYETTKSYLEKNKIQLKGIFFTHLHLDHVMGASELDQNIPFYVGPGEMDHSQFINVIVQGSTNRLLGENPNLLQLDFGDVNSGTFVFDFFGDQSFFIISVPGHTRGSLAFFIPSKDGGHLVLGDTCHTRFGWLENIIPGTFTTDPKLNRLSLDTLKGIATYQKTKYIYPGHQERIVSKEQK